Sequence from the Arthrobacter pigmenti genome:
TGGACCCTGAGAAAGCGGCAATCCATGTGGACGGCATCCGTCTCCAGCTCAACGAGACAATGGTCTACTACGCATTCAACAAGCCCAAGGGCGTGGTTTCCACGATGGAAGACCCCGACGGCCGCCCGTGCATCACTGATTTCCTGAAGAACCGCAAGGGCGAGCGCCTCTTCCATGTTGGCCGGCTCGACGTCGCAACCGAGGGCCTGCTGCTGCTGACCAACGACGGCGAACTGACCAACCGCCTCACCCACCCTTCCTTCGAGGTGCCGAAGACCTACCTCGTGCAGGTCCGCGGTCCCATGGCGCACGGACTCGGCGCCCAGATGAAGGAAGGCATCGAGCTTGAGGACGGCATTGCGAAAGTCGACTCCTTCCGGCTTGTGGACTCAACGCCTGGTCACGTCCTGGTGGAGGTAGTGCTGCACTCGGGGCGCAACCGCGTAGTCCGCAGGTTATTCGACGCCATCGGGCACCCCGTGGAGCGGCTCGTCCGCACTCAGTTCGGCCCCATCCGCGTCGGCGATCAGCGTCAGGGCAGCATCCGCGTACTTGGCCGTCAGGAAGTTGGGCACCTCCTGGCCGCTGTGGAGCTGTAGGCGATGACCGTAGTCAACAACGGCGGCACCCATCTGTCCGGGCCGGTGCTGGTCATCGGGACGGGTCTGTTGGGCACAAGTATCGGACTGGGTCTGCGCCGTCGGGGTATCGACGTCGTACTCTCCGACATTTCGCCGTCCACCCAGGCCGTTGCCCAGGACATCGGCGCCGGACGTGCGATCGCTGAGGCCGGGCCCGATTTCGCCCCTGAACTGGTTGTCGTTGCCGCACCTCCGGACGTGACCGGCACGCTGGTCCTGGACGCCCTCGCAACCTACCCGGCCGCCGTCGTCGTCGATATCGCCAGCGTCAAGGACGCGGTGCTTGCCGAAGTGCGCAAGCAGTCCGACGACGCCGCCCTCTCGCGTTATGTGGGCACGCACCCGATGGCAGGACGGGAGAAGTCCGGGCCGGTGGCTGCGCGGGCTGAACTGTTTACCTCCATGCCGTGGGTGATTTGCGCGGCTGCAGAAAGCGCGCCCCAGTCAGTCCGTATCGCCGAGGCGCTGGCCATTGACCTCGGGGCCGTCGTAGCGCGTATGTCGCCCGAGGAGCACGATCAATCGGTGGCGGTGATCTCGCATTTGCCGCAGGTGCTCTCCTCGCTGCTCGCCAGCAGGTTGCAGGACACACCGGCTCACGCGCTGTCGCTGGCCGGTAACGGGCTGCGCGACGTGACGCGGATCGCGGCGAGCGATCCCCGGCTGTGGGTGCAGATCCTGTCCGCCAACGCCGGACGCCTGGTGGAGATTCTGTACGGCGTCCGTGAGGACCTGAACCGGCTGATCGGCACGCTGGAGAATCCGCTGGGCGAAGGCGCGCGGCTGGATATGGCGCAACTGATGTCCGAGGGGAACATCGGTCAGGCGCGGATCCCCGGGAAGCACGGCACCCCGCCTGAGGCATTCGCGAAGCTCACCGTTCTGGTGGATGACGTGCCCGGGCAGATCGCGCGGTTGCTGACTGAAATCGGCGACACCGGCATCAACCTTGAGGACCTTCGGCTTGAGCACTCGCCCGAACGGCAAGTAGGGATGGCAGAGGTTTCGGTGCTGCCCGGCAAGCGCCATGAGCTCACCGATTTCCTGACGAGCCGTGGATGGAAGGTGGTCCAGTGACTGGAACTCTTGAGTACTTTCGACTGGGCAAATCGCTGGTCGTGGCCATCGACGGGCCTTCGGGCTCCGGCAAGTCCAGTGTCAGCCGCGAAACCGCACGCCGCTTGCATGCCGCATACCTCGATACCGGCGCGATGTACCGCGCGGTCACTCTGCACTGCCTGGAGAAGGGCATCGATTTCGCCGACGCCGGTGCGGTGGAGCGGGCAGCCCGCGAACTGGACCTTGTGATCAGCACGCGGCCGGACACCGAATCGGTGCTGGTCAGCGGCATCGATGTCACGGACGCGATCCGGGAGCCGCACGTATCGAAGGCGGTAAGCGCCGTGGCCACCACGCTCGGTGCGCGCAGTGAGCTGATCCGCAGGCAGCGCCAGATCATCGCCGACTCGCACCACCGGATTGTCGTTGAGGGCCGCGACATCACCACCGTCGTCGCCCCCGAAGCAGAGGTGCGGATACTGCTGACGGCTTCCGAGGAAGCACGGCTGCGACGCCGTGGGGTCCAGTTGGGTGGAACACAGACTGCCGCACAGTTGAAGCAGCAGGTGCTGGTGCGCGATGCGAAGGACTCATCCGTGGTGAACTTTCAGCAGGCAGCCGATGGCGTGGTAACCGTTGACTCATCGGACCTGGATTTTGAGCAGACAGTGACGGCGGTGCTGGAGGTTGTCAGCACCGTTGCACACCAATAAGGACGAAGGATCGCGATCATGAGCGAGAACCAGACCGGGCTTGACGAAGAGTACGAGCCGACAGGCGACGACTCCGTTGCCGAGCACACCCACGCCCTGGATGAGGCGGAGGCCGAGCGCCGCGCCGAGTCGCTGCGCGCCGGGCTGGCCGAGTACGAGCTCGACGACGAAGATGCGGCCCTCCTCGCGCAGGAGCTGGGAGATTACGACGACGAAGCCTCCGTGCGGCTCGATCCCGTGCTCGCAATTGTCGGCCGTCCGAACGTTGGTAAGTCGACCCTCGTGAACCGTATCCTCGGCCGCCGCGAAGCAGTTGTCGAGGACACCCCGGGCGTCACGCGCGACCGGGTCATGTACTCGGCGACGTGGAACGGCTCCAACTTCACGCTGGTGGATACGGGTGGTTGGGAACACGACGCCCGCGGAATCCACGCCCGCGTGGCCGATCAGGCGGAGGCCGCCGTCGACCTCGCCGATGCCGTGTTGTTGGTGGTCGATGCGACCGTGGGCGCCACGGCGACTGACGAAGCCGTAGTCCGGATGCTGCGCCGCAAGAAGAAGCCCGTCATCCTCGTGGCCAACAAGGTCGATGACATTCAGAACGAGGCCGACGCTGCGGCCCTCTGGTCCCTCGGTTTGGGGGAGCCGATGCCGGTTTCGGCGCTGCACGGCCGTGGAACGGCAGACATGCTGGACAAGGCAGTCGAGGTGATGCCGGAGTTCTCCGAGCACGGGGGATTGGAGCGGTCCGGTGGTCCGCGCCGCGTGGCGTTGATCGGACGTCCGAATGTCGGTAAGTCTTCACTGCTGAACAAGCTGGCCGGTACCGAACGGGTTGTTGTGGACCCTCTTGCCGGCACCACGCGCGATCCGGTGGACGAGATGATCGAGCTCGGCGGCCGGGTGTGGCGCTTCGTTGACACGGCGGGTATCCGGCGCCGCGTGCACATGCAGCAGGGTGCTGACTTCTACGCTTCGCTGCGTACGCAATCGGCCCTCGAGAAGGCCGAGGTTGCCGTAGTGCTGCTGGCGGTCGATGAGGTGCTGAGCGAGCAGGACGTCCGCATCCTGAATCTGGCTATCGAGTCCGGTCGCGCTTTGGTTCTCGCTTTCAATAAGTGGGACCTGCTCGACGATGAACGCCGCCGGTACCTGGAACGCGAGATCGAACAGGACCTGGCGCACGTGGAGTGGGCTCCGCGGGTGAACATTTCCGCGAAGACCGGGTGGCACAGGGACCGTCTGGTTCCGGCGCTGGACCGGGCGCTCGAGTCCTGGGACAAGCGCATCCCGACGGGCAAGCTTAACGCTTTCCTCGGAGAACTGGTCGCGGCTTATCCTCACCCGGTACGCGGAGGCAAGCAGCCCCGGATCCTGTTCGGGACGCAGGCGTCTTCGCGGCCACCGCGTTTTGTGCTGTTCACCACGGGGTTCCTGGATCCCGGGTACCGCCGCTTCATCACGCGCCGGCTGCGTGAGACATTCGGCTTCGAAGGGACTCCGATCGAGGTTTCGATGAGGGTCCGCGAGAAGCGTGGCCGCAAGAAGTAGGCTTCCTGAGGAGCAATCCGGTTCGTGCCTCAGGGCGGGGATAGGATAGGATTCTTCAGGTGGTTCGGACGGAAATGTCCGGGCCGATCGGGATGTGGCGCAGCTTGGTAGCGCACTTGACTGGGGGTCAAGGGGTCGCAGGTTCAAATCCTGTCATCCCGACAGAGAAGCCCAGGTGAGAGCAGATTTCTCACTTGGGCTTCGTGATGTTGTCGGACGGCTTTATGTACGCTTCACCCGACCTCGGGGCCGAGGTCGGGCGACCCAGTTGCATCAATAATGATGAGGAGCCGGGCCCAAACCGGGACCAGACGTCCCGCGCGGCTCACACCGGCCGGGTGTCGCGCGCCTGGTGACCGCTGAGCGCGAGTCTCGCTGTCAACTTCGACCCGCAGAGACGCGCACGCGTGAGTGCTCGCTCCGCGGCCTGGGTGATATCGACTGCCGAGCATCCAGTATGCCCAGCAATCTTCCCGATCTTTTGTACCTTCTCGACCTGATCGCTATCAATTGCCGCAGTTCTGCCACAGCAGCTGCTGGGGAATTCTTTGTTGCTCAATCCTGCGAATGTCCACGGATCCGTCGGTACCGAATAGGGAGCGGCAATCCGCTTCGCCGGAGGTGAGGTGAGCGAGTCACGCTCGGGACGGCTGCAGAAGCTTGCTGTTTCGGTCGCGGTGACTCCAGAATGCTGGTATTTTTACTAGGCCGCGCCGTCCATGCTGAGCGCTTCGACGGGTACTTCCTCTGTGCTCTAGTCGTCTGCGGAGGAGGTTAGCATTCCGAATCCGCCAGCGTCGAGATTGCCCAATATATGATTCGCTCTAGCGATCCACTCGATGTTTGCAAGCGACGCTGCAGCCTTGCCTTCTATTCGACGATGATCCTGTGCTTGAACTCGGGGAACCAAAGTCGGCAGTCGCAGTTCTCGACGATGAGGATATACCGCGGCATCTCAGGCGAGTTCCTGAATGTCACCGGTCGTCCATGCATCGTGATGGCTCGATCTGAGGATCGGTGGGTCGGATCAGCGTAGGTGAGATGTTGAGCAACACTGGTGGGTGATTCGTCTCGTTGTTGGTGTCACGACCGAGGAGCCGCCACACGAGGTTCTCATGTCTAGTGAGTCATTTGATGTAAATTCCCATCGCTGCTCCGTTACATTCCGTAAAACGACTCGGTCTGGCGTGCGCGTTATGGGCGAAATCGTCGTACTGGCGGCGGCCCGAATGACGTCACGCGTCTAGTCAGCTGATACGACTGAGTCCAGTTGTAGAACGCTTTCCCAAACTGCGAGATCGTCCAGATAGTGGCTCCCGCCATGCGCTCCAATTCAAGCAGCCTGAACGAGTGCAGTTCAGAGAGCGCCACTTCCTGACCGTCGTAGATCTTCTCAAGCCTGTGCCCCTTAGCCGACGTCCGAGGGATCAATATGTAAACGGCATTGAGTCGCATGCTTCCATCCATGGAGTCAGTTCGGTTTTCCATGGTAATGCGCTTAGTAAGAACTAAAGCGACTTATGCGTGCCAATCAAAATGGCAATTTGAAATCTGTTGCCATGGCTCGATTGACTGCAGTACGTCGAAGCAAATCATAACAACAGCCGGTTGACCTGCGAAAATGTGATGGTGGCATGCAGGCCATCAAGGTACGTCAAAAAATTATGGCGTCTATATGGAATGGCCATGTTGATTCTGTCGCAACTGCCCGCTAGTCTCAGGAGAGACGAGAGGCGGAAAATGAGCAAGATCAGCGATATTCTCAAGAAGGCACATGCGGCCGTGCGGGAATCTGGCGTGCCAGACCCTTTGCATGAGGTTGCTTTTCGAGAGGCGGTGCGGCTGATAGCCCCGTCATCCGGCACGGGCCGACGGTCCACTACCGGGACCGAAGGTGTGCCTTCCAGTATCGGCGCGGCTGGGCCTGCAGAGGCGAGGGGGAGCGCCTTCGACGTGTCGGAGGATGCGATGTACGACCGCGTCGTGGCACAAACTGACGTGAATCGAGACAAATTGCAGTTGCTGGTGCATCTCGACGAGGAAGGGCCGCGGATCGATATCGCCGGGCTCAAGCTGGGCAGGAACAACGCTGACCGCACCCGCGCTGTTGCTCAGATCCTCACGATCGTTCGAGGTTTCGGCCTGGATGAAGATGCGACCGAGTTAGAGGTCATTCGCTCGGAGTGCGTGCGACTCAAGGTGTACGACTCGGCCAACTTCTCGGCGCAAGTGCAGAAACTCACCGGCTTCGTGTTGAGCGGCACCGGCACATCGCGCAGGATCCGAGCACGAGGCCCAGGTATTCAGGCCTTCCCAGGGCTCGTAGACAACCTGGTTAACAACTAAAACGCAAGACCCCGCTAGAAGAGCGGCTGCTGTACCGGGGACTGACGTTGTCCTGGCAGACTACCCAGACTGTAACCGAGGCTCGGGAAAGTAACAATCCGAGCCTCGGTGATACAGGGCCGCATTTCCTCGGGGAAACCAACCCGATAGGAAACGAGGCACCACATGTCCAGCAACGAGTACCACGAGCCGTCCGAGGATTCGACCTTCGCTGAGGTGTCGGTGAACGGCCCCGGCATCGACATCACCCAGTCGGTCGACGAGCGCACCATGCGCGGCATCATCGCTGTGCTGTTCGGTGGAAACGCGCCGACCCAGCTCCCTGGGCTTGGAAGCGGCGGCGGTTCGGGATCTCGCGACGAGTCCGGCCAGTACGACGATCTAACTCTCAGCGAGTTCATCATCGAAATGGGCGCTAAGACATTCCCGCACAAGATCTGTGCCGCCAGCTACTACCTGACGACGATCAAGGGCGCGGGATCTTTCACGAGCGCGGAGGTCAGGTCTGCTCTGGCCGACGCGCATGAGGACATGCCGAGAAACTTCTCCCGCGACTTCGGCAACGCGGCATCAGAGAACTACGTCGCTCGAAAGGAGGGCGGCGAGGCAGGTCAGTTCATCGTCCCGCGCACAGGTCGCACGGCGGTGGAGTCGAAGTTCACCGAGCTGCCCAAACGACGTGCTCGCAGGAGCACCAAAAAGGCCTCTGCCTCCAACGGCGGCGGCGAGTGACCGACGAATCCATCGGCGTTCGCGTACAGCGGATGCCGGTGGCCGACCAGACCCTCGTGCTGGCCTCCGTGGCATCTGCGCGCTCGAAGGATGGCGTCTTTACGGGCCGCGCAGTCACGGACCTCTTCTTCAACACGTCTCTGCCAGCGCCCGAAAAGGTTGCCAACGTCTTCTCCACCCTGAAGAAGACCGGTCGGGTGACTTCCGCGAAGGAGCGCGGCAACTGGAACCTCACCCCTCTGGGGCGTCAGCGAGTGGCAGAACTCATCGGCAACGATGCTGCTGCTTTGATCGCGGAGTCCCTTCCTGGTGGTGCCGATCTCGGTCACCTGCGGCACCCGCTCATCCCGTCTTCGCTGGCTCCGCCCCAACTCGTCAGTGCCGTGGCCAACTTCACCAAGGGCTCACCCTCAGCCGGGCACGTGTTCGGGATGACCCGGTTCCCGGACGATCAGAAGGAGCCCCACGGCCCCGACCCTGTCGCCGAGGCGCTGGAAATCACGGATGGTGTGCTCGACGGGCATGGCCTGCGCTTCTTGCTCGCGTCGCAGCGGGCTCTTGTAGACGACCTCTGGGGAAACGTCCAGGCGCACATGTGGTCAAGCAATTACGGCATCGCGTTCTTCGAGGACCGCCGAGGTCGAGGAATGAACTACAACTTGGTCATCGAAGTCGGAGCGATGCTCATGGCCGGTCGGCGGTGTCTCCTGCTGAAGGATTCCTCGATCAAAATGATGCCCACCGACCTCGTAGGCCACATCTACAAGCCCGTCGACCTGGACGCTCCTGCCACCATTGCGGGTGCAGTGCACGAATGGGCAAGGGAGGACCTCGCACTCGGCAAGTGCTCGGACTGTTGAACGAATAATTTCGAACGAAGCCCTTCTTAGACACCCCTGGGCGCCACCCGACACGACGGTGCTGTGGCACGCGGACGCTCGCGTCGAAGAGCGCCGCATCCGGGAGATAGCGCGTCCCAAGCGTCACCGGGCCGCTGAGCGAGTGCATGCATGCATGCTGGAGATTCGGGAGCCGGCCGCCAGCATCGCATTGACGAGCAGATGGAGAAGTCCAGCCCGCGGCTCGTCGGCGACACCCGTCCGCTCGACCAGCTCACCCACCTACTGGCTCAACAGGATCAGCGACGTAAGCTCGTGCCGGCCGCTGCGCACACCGTGATGCGCATCGGGCCTGCGTCTACGTGGGCGGATCGACGCACCCGTCCATGTCAGCTAGCCATCCTGGGATGACACGCCCCGCTGGGAGCTCACACTCTCCTTTGCAACTTTGGCGGGCGAGCTGCGCCCCGCCCGTTTCAGGCGGGGAAGATGCATCCTTGGCGACGGCTTGACGTGTTGCCGTGTGTCATGAGCCCCATCGTCTACCCACCGAAATCAACCCGTAACAACCCGAGGGGATCGGGTACGCTCAGACCGAGCGATTCGCCCGGTTCCCCATACACGCAAGGGAATTCGCGAGTTCCCGAGATAATCCTGAAGCTTCAGATCTATCTGAACTTTCAAGGGGGGCGCAGGTTTAAATCTTGTCATCCTGACAGTAGATGGCCGCGCGAGCATTGGGAAGTAGCCCGATGCGGCGCGGTTTTCCCAGTGCCGATTACCCGAATCCGGGGTGCGCTCACGTGGTAATCGCTTGTTCGATTTCCTTCGACGAGAGACGGCGCTCTCCAACGTAGTACAGCACCGAACCCGCTGGAAGTTCGGTCTCCCAACCGGGGTTGATGACCAATCCTTCGTGCTGAACAGCCAGCACCGTGGTGGTGAAAGTTCGACCCATGGCTTCCTGGACGTCTCCGAAACGGATATTCGAGGGTGATTCCGGCAACCGCGTGCTGTAGGTGTTCCGTCCGCCGTGGCTCATGAGGTCTGCATAGACAATCGCAATGCCCGGGTCCTGCAACTCTTCGGTGGCTAAACGGGGGGAGTGCCACTGGACGCAGCGGACGTCGTCGTCGACGTAGGAGAAGTTGCGGGCACGGCTCATATCGCGGAGGGTCACGACGGTGTGCGCGTTTTGGTTCACGTGGGTCACCGCCACGGTGAGCGCCAAGGCTTCATTGTCGTCCCGGGCATCAATGAGTACTCGTGCGGCGCGGTGCACACCTGCGCGTCGCAACACGCTTTCCTCCGACAAGTCACCGCGGACGAAGCCCAGATCCGGCTGCTCGGGCATCGGATCATCCTGCACGTCCTCCCACACGCACAGCGCAACCGGATGCGATCCATCGGCAGTTATTTCCCGGACCAGGCGTTCGGTACGTCCGGCGGTATAACCGACGATCACCAAGTGGTCCGAGAGATCCAGATCCAGCTGACCCTTCATGCGTTGTCCTTTCGCATTGTCGATCGCCGCGGCGATCCTGGTGAAGAGGGTCGTCAATGTGACGATGCCTCCGATGATGACGTAGACGCCGACAAGGTGCCCACCCACGGTGGTTGGAAAGAAGTCGCCGTACCCGACCGTCGACGCCGTGACCAGGAACCACCACCAATAGTTCTCGACCGCCGTGATGGTGTTGGAGGAGGGCTCTGCCCAGATCATCAATGGCCAACTCGTGAAAAAGACTGTGACGATGATGAGCGCGGGCAATCCCCAGGTATGGGCGCGACCAAGTCGGCGGATCAGGCGGGACAGTACAAACGGCACCGTGGATCGTCCTTCCTTGTGGTCGGGCACACCGTTTGACCCTACGCTGAATCCCGCGGCCGGGTCACCTGAATTCCGCTTGAGGGGCCTCGACATGAGAAATTTGGAATATGGATAACGCTCAGCCCCGGCCGGCTCGTCCTCAGCACGTCTTCGAAGTGGTACGGCGTGCTTGGGTGACCCCGCATCTTGCGCGTATTACATTGGGCGGCGCCGGATTCGACACCTTCGAACCCAAAGAGGCGACTGATAGCTACGTGAAGCTGCTATTTGCCACGCCCGAGCTCGCTCTCGAACCTCCCTACGATCTCGCGGCCCTTCGCGCACAACTTCCGCCTGAGGATGTACCGGTCACCCGCACCTACACCGTGAGGCGAATCAACCGTACTGAACGCACTCTGGACATCGACTTCGTTGT
This genomic interval carries:
- a CDS encoding pseudouridine synthase, whose protein sequence is MTQAPRSGSGRNRAGRNSAQDPSGKTGQNRDDAKTGRAGKGTASGKGAPKAAGKGQKGTAGTGQKGSAPFAKERFGRSLGPVHRPRRPKAPPVDRLDVHDPDGIRLQKVMASAGVASRRVCEDMIREGRVEVDGSIVTDLGVRVDPEKAAIHVDGIRLQLNETMVYYAFNKPKGVVSTMEDPDGRPCITDFLKNRKGERLFHVGRLDVATEGLLLLTNDGELTNRLTHPSFEVPKTYLVQVRGPMAHGLGAQMKEGIELEDGIAKVDSFRLVDSTPGHVLVEVVLHSGRNRVVRRLFDAIGHPVERLVRTQFGPIRVGDQRQGSIRVLGRQEVGHLLAAVEL
- a CDS encoding ion channel translates to MPFVLSRLIRRLGRAHTWGLPALIIVTVFFTSWPLMIWAEPSSNTITAVENYWWWFLVTASTVGYGDFFPTTVGGHLVGVYVIIGGIVTLTTLFTRIAAAIDNAKGQRMKGQLDLDLSDHLVIVGYTAGRTERLVREITADGSHPVALCVWEDVQDDPMPEQPDLGFVRGDLSEESVLRRAGVHRAARVLIDARDDNEALALTVAVTHVNQNAHTVVTLRDMSRARNFSYVDDDVRCVQWHSPRLATEELQDPGIAIVYADLMSHGGRNTYSTRLPESPSNIRFGDVQEAMGRTFTTTVLAVQHEGLVINPGWETELPAGSVLYYVGERRLSSKEIEQAITT
- the cmk gene encoding (d)CMP kinase — its product is MTGTLEYFRLGKSLVVAIDGPSGSGKSSVSRETARRLHAAYLDTGAMYRAVTLHCLEKGIDFADAGAVERAARELDLVISTRPDTESVLVSGIDVTDAIREPHVSKAVSAVATTLGARSELIRRQRQIIADSHHRIVVEGRDITTVVAPEAEVRILLTASEEARLRRRGVQLGGTQTAAQLKQQVLVRDAKDSSVVNFQQAADGVVTVDSSDLDFEQTVTAVLEVVSTVAHQ
- a CDS encoding prephenate dehydrogenase, with amino-acid sequence MTVVNNGGTHLSGPVLVIGTGLLGTSIGLGLRRRGIDVVLSDISPSTQAVAQDIGAGRAIAEAGPDFAPELVVVAAPPDVTGTLVLDALATYPAAVVVDIASVKDAVLAEVRKQSDDAALSRYVGTHPMAGREKSGPVAARAELFTSMPWVICAAAESAPQSVRIAEALAIDLGAVVARMSPEEHDQSVAVISHLPQVLSSLLASRLQDTPAHALSLAGNGLRDVTRIAASDPRLWVQILSANAGRLVEILYGVREDLNRLIGTLENPLGEGARLDMAQLMSEGNIGQARIPGKHGTPPEAFAKLTVLVDDVPGQIARLLTEIGDTGINLEDLRLEHSPERQVGMAEVSVLPGKRHELTDFLTSRGWKVVQ
- the der gene encoding ribosome biogenesis GTPase Der; the protein is MSENQTGLDEEYEPTGDDSVAEHTHALDEAEAERRAESLRAGLAEYELDDEDAALLAQELGDYDDEASVRLDPVLAIVGRPNVGKSTLVNRILGRREAVVEDTPGVTRDRVMYSATWNGSNFTLVDTGGWEHDARGIHARVADQAEAAVDLADAVLLVVDATVGATATDEAVVRMLRRKKKPVILVANKVDDIQNEADAAALWSLGLGEPMPVSALHGRGTADMLDKAVEVMPEFSEHGGLERSGGPRRVALIGRPNVGKSSLLNKLAGTERVVVDPLAGTTRDPVDEMIELGGRVWRFVDTAGIRRRVHMQQGADFYASLRTQSALEKAEVAVVLLAVDEVLSEQDVRILNLAIESGRALVLAFNKWDLLDDERRRYLEREIEQDLAHVEWAPRVNISAKTGWHRDRLVPALDRALESWDKRIPTGKLNAFLGELVAAYPHPVRGGKQPRILFGTQASSRPPRFVLFTTGFLDPGYRRFITRRLRETFGFEGTPIEVSMRVREKRGRKK